The Synergistales bacterium genome contains the following window.
CCACGTGCCCCACCGCCGCCCCCTCGGTAAAACCGGAGAAACGACCATCGGTGAGCACAAACACATCCTGCCCCAGCCCGAGCCCCACCAGAGCGTCGGTGGTCATCATCATCTCTTTCATCCCCGGCGCACCACGGGGGCCTTCGTAGCGGATCACCACCACATCGCCCGGCACGATTCGGCCGTTCACGACAGCGTGATGGGCCTCGTGGTCGGCGTGGAAGACCCTGGCGGTTCCCCGAAAACGGCGACGATCTTCCCGGATCGTCGTGGTCCGGCAGATAGCGCCGTCCGGCGCCAGGTTGCCGCGCACCACCGCAATGCCGCCGCTGCGGTACACGGGATCGTCACAGGAGGCGATCACGGCATGATCACCGGATCGAATCCGATTGGCGATCTCACCGGCGGTGACACCGGCAACACCATAAGCATCCGCATAGAGGTGCGATTTCAGCTCCCCCATCAGGGCCGGGACTCCGCCTGCCTCGTGGAAATCGATGACCGTCACCGTCCCCGTGGGAATCACACTGGAGAGCACCGGAACCTGACTGGAAAAGCGGTCGAAATCCTCCAAATCCAGGGGGATATCAAGCTCCCTGGCGATACTGAGAAGATGCAGCACCGCGTTGGTCGACCCGGCGATGGCCATCTCCATGATGATGGCGTTCCAGAGATTCTCTTTGGTCAGCCAGGAGTGCGGCGCCATCCCCTCTTTGACAAGCGTCACGATCCGCCGCCCCGTCTCCGTGGCGCACCGCTCCTTTTCGGCATACACCGCCGGGACGGTGGATGACCCCGGAAGCGCCAGCCCCATGCCCTCGGCGAGGATCTGCATGGTGTTGGCCGTCCCCATGAGCGCGCAGGCACCCGGGCCGGGACAGACGCTGTTTTCCAGCGATATCCGCCGCTCATCCATGTTCTCCTCGCCATACTGCGCGCCGAAGACCATCTGATCCAGCTCCGAGAGCACCACCTGCCGTCCTTCGCTCCTGGTCGTCAGCTGGGGCCCCCCGGAGAGGAAGATCGTGGGGAGACCGCTCCGCAGTGCACCGATGATCACGCCTGGGATGATACTGTCGCAGGAAGCGAGCAGCACCAGGCCGTCCAGGAGCTGCACGTTGGCCATGATCTCGATCGACGAGGCGATGATGTCGCGGATCACCAGCTCGTACCGCAGATGGGGCGTCCCGA
Protein-coding sequences here:
- a CDS encoding dihydroxy-acid dehydratase, whose protein sequence is MYRSRKQHLFEGRETSSRRAIYKGCGYDDVDLSKPLIGVVNPANDAGLGHVHLDRLAGRVKAGIWQAGGTPFEFRTIATCGAVPIGTPHLRYELVIRDIIASSIEIMANVQLLDGLVLLASCDSIIPGVIIGALRSGLPTIFLSGGPQLTTRSEGRQVVLSELDQMVFGAQYGEENMDERRISLENSVCPGPGACALMGTANTMQILAEGMGLALPGSSTVPAVYAEKERCATETGRRIVTLVKEGMAPHSWLTKENLWNAIIMEMAIAGSTNAVLHLLSIARELDIPLDLEDFDRFSSQVPVLSSVIPTGTVTVIDFHEAGGVPALMGELKSHLYADAYGVAGVTAGEIANRIRSGDHAVIASCDDPVYRSGGIAVVRGNLAPDGAICRTTTIREDRRRFRGTARVFHADHEAHHAVVNGRIVPGDVVVIRYEGPRGAPGMKEMMMTTDALVGLGLGQDVFVLTDGRFSGFTEGAAVGHVAPEAAVGGPIAIIQDGDPIVVDIPGRRVDLDIDGEEWSERFRKWAPIEPKVRRGILGLCARTALQADRGGMLDDSADSFG